One Candidatus Atelocyanobacterium thalassa isolate ALOHA genomic window, TGCTTAGCCCAATTGGTTATGGATTGATAAAAAGGAAGTGGAAATAAAGCTCGCCAATATTGATCCTCTTTTCGAAGATTTTTCCATTCTTGTTTTTCAGAAAAATTATTTTTATTTTGAAGATTCCAGATCTGATTGATAGATTGAAGATTTTTCCCGTGAGTTAATTTTAGTAAAGCATCAGTAAAACCTTGTTTAACACTAAAATCATAATTTTGATTAGTCTCTGCTTTAAAAAGCAATAATGCATCATTATCTTGACCTAACCGATACAACGTTTTAAATATTTCAGATCCAGCAGGAGGAGTGGGACGAAGAGTTGGTTGGCTAATCAAAGGGAATATCTGGCGCAAATTATTAAAATCTCCTACGTTCCATCCTAATTGGATAGCAGAGCGCCAGGCATAATAGGATTGAGGATGATTTTTTATTACATTTTGAAATACTAGTCTAGATTCTTGAAAATTACCTAATTTTTTTTCCCACTTACCTAGCCAAAACCCTGCTTTTGGAGCTATTGGACTATCTGTATTGTCAATAAAAATTGATTTTGCCCATTCTTTAGCTTTTAAAAAATCTTTTTTATTAACAGCTTTTTTAACAATTTGCCAGCGATATGTAGCAGTTGATTTATGATGAGGATATTTAAAAATTAATAACTTATAAATTTTATCTGCTTCATTAGTACGATTCAATTTTTGCAATAATTTTGCTTTGTGCAAAAGACTTTCTGGAATGTCTACATCGGATTTTTGCATAACTTGGTCAAGATAGTTAAGAGCAATTTCAGGAGGTGATAATATTATTAATCTCTTTAGTGATAGCAATGCTTCTGAAGAATCGGGAAAATTTACAAGTATTTTTTTGTAAGTTTCAAATATTTTTTTTGTTTTTTTTTGATTAAATTCTAATTCTTGTCCTCTAGCTAAACGATAAAGGTTGTGAGGACTTTTTTTAGCTTTCAGATATGCAAAAGAAGCTTTATCATATTCTCGAGTTTCCCAATAACCATTCCCAATAGTTTCCCAGTCTTGAGGAAGTAACTGTTCTGTATAGTTATTAACTAGATAATTACGAACATTATTAGCTTTTTTATCATATATGGCATGTCTTGCTAAAGATATTAGTAATTCAAATTGTTTAGGATCTTCTTCCAGTCTCTTGTAAATTAATTCTTGAATCTTAGGATGTTGAGGAAACTTGATAATTCCTACATCCCAATATTTGGATTCATATTTTCCTAATTGATAATAAGCCTCTGCTGATACAAAAGATGCAGGGTATTTTTTAATTAATATTCTCCAAATGTCTTTAGCTTGTGTAAGATTATTTGTTAACTCATAACCTCTAGCTCTTTTTAATAGAATATAAGGCATTAAGATAGGATATTCATGTTCTAAATGCTTTAATTGTCTTAGAGCAAGACCTCCTTCAT contains:
- a CDS encoding transglycosylase SLT domain-containing protein, with amino-acid sequence MPYILLKRARGYELTNNLTQAKDIWRILIKKYPASFVSAEAYYQLGKYESKYWDVGIIKFPQHPKIQELIYKRLEEDPKQFELLISLARHAIYDKKANNVRNYLVNNYTEQLLPQDWETIGNGYWETREYDKASFAYLKAKKSPHNLYRLARGQELEFNQKKTKKIFETYKKILVNFPDSSEALLSLKRLIILSPPEIALNYLDQVMQKSDVDIPESLLHKAKLLQKLNRTNEADKIYKLLIFKYPHHKSTATYRWQIVKKAVNKKDFLKAKEWAKSIFIDNTDSPIAPKAGFWLGKWEKKLGNFQESRLVFQNVIKNHPQSYYAWRSAIQLGWNVGDFNNLRQIFPLISQPTLRPTPPAGSEIFKTLYRLGQDNDALLLFKAETNQNYDFSVKQGFTDALLKLTHGKNLQSINQIWNLQNKNNFSEKQEWKNLRKEDQYWRALFPLPFYQSITNWAKHYKLNPLLIMSVMRQESRFENSSESPVGATGIMQVMPITGEWISNQMNIKHYHLNDLNDNIFLGVWYLDYTHKKYNNNSLLAVASYNAGPNNVSNWVKQYKTQDPDLFVEEIPFKETKNYVKSVFSNYWNYLRIYDQETYLRLKQYK